The following DNA comes from Terriglobia bacterium.
TCCTCGCTGGGCTCGGAATGACGGAGGTTCGGGGCTCGGAATGACGGAGGAACGCGTTCAGGGCGGGACAGAAGAACACCGTTCCATTGCTCGCCTGGTGCGCACGCTCGATCGCGCTCCGTTTGCCGAGCAACTCGAGTGCGCGCGTGAACTGCTTCGCCTCGAGCGGGAAGACGGCAGCCCGCTGGTGCGCCGCGCCGCTATTGATGCCACAGGCATGGGAGCGATGCTGGCGGAAACGCTGGCGGCGGAATTCGGTCCAAGAGTCGAGCCGGTGACGTTTACTTCGGCGGTGAAAGAGGACCTGGCGTACAGGACCAAGCGGCGGATGGAAAAACAGCTCTCGCTGCTGCCCGACACACGCGAAGTGCGGCGGGCCTTCAGCGCCGTGAAGCGCGTGGTGACGCCGAGCGGCAATCTGCGCTTCGACGCCGTGCGCACCGCCGCGGGCCACGCCGACGAATTCTGGGCCAAGGCGCTGGCCGACCTGGCGGCAGATTCGGGGCCGGCGTCCGCAGCGGCAGACGCGTATCTCGCGGGCGGCGCGGCCATCATCAAACCGGTCGCGTTCTTGGAACTCGATGAGGGATGGGGAGAAGCGTTTTGAAATTCGAATTGACTGATTGATTCATTGAATCATTGGCTCATTGTCTGATTGAAAGGCGTGGATTCCGGTCTCTCAATCAGCAAATCAGTAAATGAGTAAATCAATCAATCGGCAAATCACAAATTCTCTGGGGACGTGACTAATGAAACTCGGACCAATTGACATTCAATGGCGAAACGAGAGGCTGGCGGAATCGCAATCGACCGTGCCGCTGGAACGCACCGCGGCGACGGCTGAAACGCTGCCCGTAGGTTTGCCCGGCACGCCCATCTTCCACGGATTTCTGGAAGACTTTGGCGAATACAATCCGCAGCTTGAAGGGCTGACGGCCATCCGCACCTACGAAAAGATGCGGCGCTCGGACGCGCAGGTGGCGGCCACGCTGCTGGCGTGCGAACTGCCCATCCGCGCCGCCAACTGGGACGTGCTGCCGGCAAGCGGAGACGCGCTCGACCGCGAGATCGCGCAGTTCGTCAAAGACAATCTGTTTGGCGGGCTGGAATACGTTTCGCCCGCGGGCGCGAAAACCACCCAGTGCTGGGACGAAGTGCTGCGCAACGCGCTGCTGATGCTGGCGATTGGCGCGGCCGCGCACGAGGAGATCTACGCCGTGGATGGCAACCGGGTGCGGCTGGCGCGCCTGGCCCCGCGGCTGCCCATCACTTTCTACCGCTGGATTACGGATGTGGACGGCGAAACGCTGCTGGCGCTGAACCAGTACGGCTACCGGAATTCGAATTTCGAGAGCGTGGAGATTCCGGCGGACCGCCTGGCGGTGTTCACCTTCAACAAGGAGGGCGCCAACTTTTTCGGGCGGTCGATGCTGCGGCCCGCGTACATGCACTGGTACATCAAGCACAACCTCTACCGCATCGACGCCATCGCCGGCGAACGCAACGGCCTGGGCATTCCCACCATCGAACAAGGAACCGGCGCCTCAAAAGAAGACCGCCAGGCCGCTGCGTCGTGGGTGACGCAACTCGCCGCGCACGAGAAGACCGGCATCGCGCTGCCCGCCGGATGGAAACTGACCCTGCAAGGCGTGCAGGGCCAGGTGCGCGACCTGTTCAATTCTATTGAACACCACAACATTGAAATATCCAGAACGGCACTTGCCTTCTTTATGAACCTCGGCCAGAGCTCGAAGTCGAGCGGTAACCGCGCGCTGGGCCAGGAAATGACCGACTTCTTCTTCCTGGCCGTGCAGGCGACCGCCGACCAGATTGCGCGAACGATTACTTCAACCGCTGTCAAGCGGCTGGTGGACTGCAACTGGGACGGAGTGGAGAAGTATCCGTCGCTCCAGGCTTCAAACCTGCGCGCGCGCAGCCTGGACCAGACGCTCACCGCGCTCAGCCAGCTTGCCACGGCCAAGGTGATGGCTCCCTATCCCGAGCTGGCGCAGCACATCGCGCGCGAATTGGGATTGCCGCAGCCGCCGGAGAAGAGCAGTGAACAGTGATGAGTGGTTAGTGGATAGTGAGAAGCAAACGACGATTTGAAATGTGAGATTTCAGATTTGAGATTGGAGACGAAATGCTGAGCACTTTGGAGCAAACAACAGCGCCGCGGTTCCTGGCCACGCTGGGACCTGCCGCCGGCGACGGGCCGGGGAAGGTCCGAATTCCGTTGGCCGTCACGGGAACGTGGGTGCGCGGATCGAACAAATTGTCGATTACGCGCGACGATCTGGAATCGATTGTGCGCAACTTCCGCGAGCGGCAGAACGGCGAAATCAATGTGGATTACGACCACGCCAGCGAGATGCCAGAAGTGGCCGCGGGTGGCCCCATACCGAGCGCGGGAAGGATTGTTGGCATCGATGAACCGGAAACGCTCGGGGCGAATAGCGAATCGCGAATGGCGAATGGAAACGACGATTCGCCACTCGCTGCTCGCTACTCGCGCTTTATTCTCTGGGGATGGTTCGAACCCACTGAACGCGCCCGCACGCTGGTGAGGGACCGCGAGTATCGCTACATCTCGCCGGCCATCGACTGGGGCGCGAAAAACAAACGGACCGGCAAGCCGCAGGGAGCCACGCTGACTTCGGTGGCGCTCACCAACCGGCCATTCCTGGAAGAAATGCCGCAAATCCGGCTGTCCGATCCGGGCTATCGCCTGGTGGGGGAGGACCATGAGCAGGGAGCAAGAAGCCAGGAGCAAGGAGCGAGCGGCGAACGATTCGAAGTTTCAGATTCAAGATTCGAGACAGGAGGATCAATGAAGAAGGTACAACTTTCCGTCGCGGACGGAAAAATCAAAGTCAATCATCCGGACCTTGCGGACGAGTATTACGCCGATCCGGAAGATGCAGCCCAGGCGCTCGAGACGCTCGGTGCCCAGCAAGGCGGGATCGAGGCAGCGCCTGGCGGGGCCGCCAGAGACGTGCCGATGGCCCAGGCCGCGGCTGTGATGTCCGAGGCTGAAGCGCAGGGGAAATCGATTTCCGCCGTGGAAGTGTTCCGTGCGCGGGTGGAGCAGGCCCTCGATGACGCCGTGCGCAGCGGCAAGGTCCTGCCGCGCCGTCGCGACGACTGGCGGCGCATCGCGCTGGCGGACTTCGGCGCGTTTTCGCGCCTCGTGTCCGAGCAGCCGGCGCGCATTCCGCTGCAGCCGGTGGGCTTTTCCGGCGGCGTTCCGGAAAACGTGCAGGCGCAGGTGAAGTTCATGGCCGAGCAGCGCATGAAGGAGCGCGGCGTCAGCTATGGCCAGGCGCTTACGGAAATCGGACGCGAACAGCCTGACCTCATCCATCAGTACCGGCGCTCGGTAAGCGGCGGGGAATAGCAAAGAAGCCGGAAGCCAGGAGCCGGAAGCCGGGAGCAAGGAGCAGGCTGGCGGCTGAGAGCCGTGAGCAGGTTGTAGCGCCGGTCAATGACCGGCGAAAGCAGGAAAAATCTGCCGCTCACTGAGCGGCGCTACAAAAGGAGCAAAAATGGCAGGAGCAACATACGTTCTCGACAAGACTTACAAAATAACCAGCGCGGGAGGGGTCACGCAATATCGCGCCGTGGTGCCGGCAACGAACGACGGCGAGTGCAAGTTGCCCACGGGAGCCAATCAGCTTGCCTGGGGCATCACCCAGGAAGCGCAGCCAACCCAGAATGAAAACGTGACCGTGCGCAAATACGGCATCTCGCGCGCTTATGCAGCCAGCGCCATCAGCAAAGGCGCCTACGTGGAAGTCGCCGACGCAACCGGCGCCCTGCGCGCGTCAGACCTCACCACCGTTCCCGGCTCGGCAACGCTGCACAACGTTCTGGGCGTTGCGGAGAGCTCGGCCAACGCGGGCGAAGTGCTTTTCGTGTTTCTCTCGCCGGGCCCGGTTGTGGTACCGGTGAGCTAACGCGATTGACTGATTGAATCATTTATTCATTGACTCATTGAATCAATGAGCCAATCAGCCAATGAGTCAATTTTCCTGCGGGTCAGGCCCTGTACCGTCTGGTACAGGGCAGGCCCTGGCGGTCAGCCGCCGGGGTACTACGTTCCACTTTGGGCCGGGCGACCTGCTGACGGGTCTCCGCGTGGAGGAGTCAGGAGCCAGAAGCCAGAAGCCAAGAATAGGGATCAAGCGAAACCTCACTCCTTGCTTCTTGCTCCTTGCTTCCTGTTTTTTGCTCCCGGCTCCTTCGTTAAACCCGCGCGCGGAGCGCCAACCCGAGAGTGGATTTTGGAGAAATGACATGCCAGATATTTCGATGGTCCATGTAGACCAGGCTTTGACCAACGTTTCCATCGCGTATCACAACGCGCAGTTCATTGCCGACCAGGTGTTCCAGCCGATTCCGGTGAGCAAGCAGTCCAACAAGTATTTTATTTACTCGAAGGACCGCTTCCGCATCATGGATGACGCACGCCGGCCCGGCGCCCGCGCCAATGAAATCAATTGGACGCTTTCCACCGACACCTACTTTGCCGAAGGGCACGCGCTGGCGCAGGCCATTCCAGACGAACTGCGCGCCAACGCCGACCAGGCGATCGACGTGGACGTGGACACCACGGAGACCCTCACCGATCTCATTTATCTGCAGCGCGAGATCCAGATTGCCTCCGTGGCGACGGACCCAACGGTGGTGACGCAGACCGCGGCGCTTGCCGGCACCAGCCAGTGGTCGGACTTCACCAACTCCGATCCCATTGCCGCCATCGAGACGCAGAAGGCCACCATCCAGAAGCAGATCGGGCAGCCCCCGAACGCCCTGGTGGTGGGCTACCCGGTGTTCCTGCAACTGCGGCAGCACCCGAAGATCATCGACCGCTTCAAGTACACGCAGGTGGGAATTTTGCAGCCCGACCACCTGAAATCGGTGTTCAACGTGGACTTCTTCCTCATCGGCGGAGCCATCAAGAACCTCGCGGCGGAAGGCGATGCGGACAACTTCGACTACATCTGGGGCAAGAACGCGCTGTTGTTTTACAAGCCCCTGGCGCCGGGCCGCCGCACCGTTTCGCTGGGCTACCAGTTCTCGTGGCTCTTCGGCGCCAACACGGACGGCTTCCTCGTCAAGCGCTATCGCGATGAGTCGCGCACGGCGGACGTGGTGGAAGTCCAGCTCTATTACGACTCCAAGGTGGTGGCGCCCAACGCCGCCTACCTCTGGACGTCGGCGGTGGCGTAGGGCCATTGGTGATTGAGTGATTGGTGATTGAACGATTGAACGGCCCAGCGGTGTTTTTCAATCGTAAGTCGCCAATCACCAATCGCAAATGATCGACCCGCAGTTCGGAGTTCAGGGTTCTGAGTTATGGGTGAATACCAGAAAGGACACTGGCATCGTCAACTCATAACTCATAACCCAGAACCCGTAACTCAGAACGTGACGGAAAGGAAAGGCGGAAATGAGCTTTACAACCATCGACGCAGTTGCGGCGCACTATCCCGGATTTCAGCGTGGCGTCACCAACCAGAACCCGGCCGACACCCAGATCCAGGCCTGGATTGACAATCAGGCGGCGCGCATCACGGCGCTGGCCACGGCGCGCGGCTATGATCTCACCGGCCTGGCCACGGCCAATCCGCAGGCGCAGGCGCTGGTGGCGCTGATGAATGAGAACGGCGCGGCAGCCGATCTGGGCGATGCGTTGTTCTCAATGCTGGGCCCCGGTCCCGCCCAGGCGGGACAAGGCTGGGCCAATCCCAACACGCTGCGCAAGAGCTTTGAAAATATGCTGTCCGAACTTGGCCAGGGCGCCTATGACAAGCTCTTTGTCGCCACAGCGCGCACGGAAGATGTGTATCCCGCATTTGGCGGCGTCGCCGGGCAGGAAACCGACCCGACCGATCCCGAATTGGATAGCAACCTCGCGTTCCGGAAAAATGACGTTTACTGAGTTCGGGGTTCTGAGTACTGGGTTATGAGTGAAAAGAAATTACGAATTATGAATTACGAATTACCACGCTTCAGGTGGCGCAGACATCGCGCTCTGCGCGATGTCTGCGGCCTGACGCAACCACTGGTGAAAAATGATTGCATTTAGCGGCTTCGCCAATTCGGAGGCGGCTGAAAACAGCCTGGACCTTTTGCAGGCGCAGCTCAGTGATCTGTCGCCTGCAATGGAACTGATTGCTGAAGACATTCGCGAGATGGAGGCCGAGCAGTTTGCCAGCAGCGGCGCCACGGGTGACACGCCCTGGGCCGCGCTGGCGCCCTCCACCGAGAAGCGCAGGCACGGCGCGGGCCATTGTGCCGCGGGAAGTTGAGACGTGAGGTGTCAAGTTGGGAGCATTCTGCAGCAACATCGAATCGCAAGGTGCTGAGGGGCCGCTGGAACGCTTGCAGGCTGCCCTCAGCGAGTTGGACGGCAAGGTCTGGATCGTCGAAATCGAAGAGGAGTGGCCGCCATATCATCTGAGCACGAAGGGTCTCGACTTCATCAGTCGCCATGAGACATACGGCGGAAAGCCAGCTTTGAAGACGTACCTGGACAGCGCCGGCCGCCCGACCATCGGTTACGGGCACCTCGTCAGGCCCGACGAGGGTTTCACCAGCGGTGTTAGTATGGCGCAAGCCCTCGATTTGCTTAAGGAAGATGTTCAGAAGGCTGTGGACGAGGTTAATGAGGCGTTAAATGTTCCGCTGGCGCAAAACCAGTTCGACGCGCTCGTTGATCTTGCCTATAATGCAGGCCCCCGCTCCGTTCAGCCGGGGCTCGAGATGATGAGCTCGGTGAACGACTACGACGTTTCGGAGTCAGATTTCACCCAGTACGACAAAATTACCGTGCGCGGACGGACATTCGTGAGCAAGGGACTGCTCAGTCGTCGCATTCAGGAATGGCTTCTGTTCGAAGAAGGAGAGTATTGAGATGAGACACTTTGCTGTCACTGCTTTATTGATCTGTGCGTTGGCCGTGCCTTCGCCGCTGTTACCCGGTACGAGGCCCAAGCCTCCGACCTCTCCGCCGGCGTGGTTTTGGGGTTGCTGGGTGGTGACAAAGGCACTGCCAATTACGGCGATTGTCGGCATCGGTCCTAAGAAGGAGAAGGCCATCATTGGGACGAGGATTGTGTTTACTCCTACCCGCGCGCGTTCTGGGAAGGCAGTTGTCGAATCGCCTGCTTACAGGGTGACAGAGTTGTCCGCCGACGAATTCTGGAACCTAGGGCGCTACCCGCTCAGCCAGATCGGGATCCGCGCGCCGCGCGTCACGCAAGTGTCCCTGGATTTGCCCGGTAACATGTCGGACCTGGATTTCCCTGGAAACTATGTCTACTTGAGGAAGAAGGACATTGTCATTGACGTCGAGAACGTCGCGTTCCTGGCGGTGAAGGCCAAGGCGGGCGACCCGGCATGTGCGTGCAGTTCACGGGAGACAAAGTGAAGAAGGAGAGAATCAGAACGCTCGTGGGTGGCGCATACGTCGCGCCGTTTGCGAAGTATGCGGCAACCGCGCCAATGCCGCAACCAAAGCCACTGTGTGCCTGTGTGGCCCGCAGGTGTTAACACAGAGAGCGCAGAGATCCTCCGGGTCCTCAGTGTTAGAGCTTTTCGAGGCACGGAGCGCGCAGAAATTCTGATGTGTGAAGGATGAAGGAAAAGAAATTACGAATTACAAATTACGAGTTGCCGAACCGGGTGGTGGAGATTGGCCAAGTCGCAGACATCGCAAAGAACGCGATCCCGCACTGCGGGACGCCACTCGAACGCACCAGGGGTCCTGTAATTCGTAACTCGTAATTAGTAATTGAAGTCACAACTGCGAGAAAAACATGAATCAACGTTACCAAGCCACGTTTGCAAAGCCATTGGTTGACCAACTGATCGCCATTTTTCAGCGGGACCAGCAGGCGGCGCTCGACATTGTAAACGCCACGCGGCCTGCGGGGCGGCCGCTGGGACCTTTCGCAGCCTTTTTGAAGGAGGCCACGCCCATCCAGAACTGGCCGGCGCTGGTGCTGGTGGCGCAGCAGGTGGACTTTGATCCGGTGAGCGACATCGACTTGCGGAGCGAGACGCTCAGCTTCTACTGCGCGATGGCGCTGGTGGGCGCCGATCCCGAATGGCTGGCGGAGGACGCGATGGACACTTTGAGACTGGCGGACCTGGTGCTGGCCTCGGCGCCGCTGGAAGATTTCTACACGCCGCTTCCGATCAGCCACACGACGGTGCCGGGCGGAATGACATCGGGGCTCGACCCGGCGGTCTCCAGGATCCTTGACCTGCGCATCACACGGCACAACCTGGGCGCGCTGGTGCAGCGGAGGGGCGGGGCGTTGGCGCGCGGCCCGCAGATTGAATTCGCCATCGACCTGGAAGAGCAGTGAAAATTCTGAAGCATGAAGTGTGAAGGATGAAGGACGAAAGCAATTATGAATGCTGAATTATGAAAGAGAACACAAATTACGAGTTACCAATTACGAATTACCAAGGGTGTCGGAGATTGGCGAAGCCGCAGACATCGCAAAGAGCGCGGTCCCGTACTGCGGGACGCCGCCCCGACGGGGAGTGAGCGAGGAAGGGAATTCGGAGGGGAAGATGAAGAGAGCATACATAGTGCTGGCCGCAATCTGTGTAATCTGCGTAATCTGCGGACCAGCGTGGGCCACCACTGTGACCGGGACCGTGCGCGACTCCGCCGGCAATGCGGTGAGCGGGGCCGCCATCAGTTTCCGCCTGATCAATATTGGCCGCGGGAACGTGGCGCGCGATTCCGGAACTTCAATTGTGGCCCCGGCGCTGGTTACGGCAAGCTCGGCCAGCGACGGCACATTTTCCGTTACGCTGGTGGGCAATGACCAGATCGCGCCTGCGGGCACGCTCTATGAGGTTGTGATGCGCGGCCCTGGCTTTACTTACGGGCCTTTTGATTACTCCATCATCGGCCCGTCGGCCGACCTCAACTCGCTGACTCCGGAAGCTAGTTATCCCAACACGCCAAGCCAGATTGCGGCCTCTCAGCTTTCGCCGCCCGCCGGCTGCTCCGCCAGCCAGGTCCTCGAATGGACGGGGACGGTGTGGCAGTGCGCGGCCAGTGGATCGGGGGCGCAGCATCAGGTAAACGGAACGAACGTCACTGCGAACGCGACCATCAACTTTGAAAGCTCCGCGCCTGCCGACGGCCTGACGCTGACATTTGCGAATCCGTCTGCCGGCAATGTGCAACTGGGGCTTTCGGGGACTTTGAACGATGCTGGCCTGGCCACCGCCTACTCCGGCATCGGCGCCTGCGGAGCGAATCAGTGGGTGTTCTCGCTCACCCGCGCCGGCGCGCCATCCTGCTCGCCACCGGCGTTTTCAAATCTGACTGGACAAGCCACGGCAGCACAGCTTCCTCCCACGATCAACGCTTCCGCAATCCAGGACAAGGGCGGCCAGGTTTTTAATGTCAAGGCGTACGGGGCGGTTGGGAATGGCGTGTTTCTATACAACTGCTCGATCACCACGGGGACGGCGGCGCTGACTTGCACTGCCGGAGCCTTCTCGGCTGGCGATGTGGGCAAGCTCATCGAGGTTGATGGCGCGGCGGCCTCGTCTGGAAGGCTTCTGACAACCATCTCCGCCGTGACGGATGCGACCCACCTGACGCTAGCTGCCAATGCAGGCGCCACGACCTCGACGGCCAACGTGGTTTATGGCACCGATGACGGGCCGGAAATCCAAAGCCTGATCACCACGCTCAGCGCGTCGGGCGGCGGCACGATGTTCTTCCCCCAGGGCATTTATATTATCAACAATGCCTCAGACGCGAACGGTTTCATATTAGATATTCCATCCAACCCCCGTCCTACCGGCCCGTGGATTACCTACCAGTTCGAGGGACCTAATTCGATGGCAGTTGCCAGCATCACGACTGGAGTCAATACATCTGGCGCTGTGCTGTATGGCATGTCCGCCGCCGTGACGGGATTTATTGGGGCCGCGAGTTTCGCCCCATCGTATCCCATGAGCGATGTGTACGTGGTGGTCCGAAACATGGCCATCGTCACACCGCCCACCCAGAACTATTCCGCTCTGCATCTTCAGCTTGCCTACAATGCGGATGTGTACGGCTCGGTGGTAAGTCCAAATTACGGGCCGAAGGCAACCAATAACGTGCCCGTCTACGGCAGCACCGCCAATTATGGAATCTACCTTCCGCAGCAAGCGAATGCCGGCTTTTCGGGGGTGTTTGACTCATCGATTATGGGCTATTACTACGGCGTCCTAGGGGCTGACCACGCCATCGTTTCACACTGTCTCTTTGATGAAAACAGATACGGCATCAAAGTCAATTCCCGTTTTTATACCATGTGGCTGGATGATGTGACGATTCAGCACTCGACGATAGGGCTGGACATCGTAGCCGGAAATCAGATTTTCGGCAACGTGATGTTTGAGCAGAACACCACCGACATAGCTGCGGACAACGGCGCCGTAACCGGCACCGGATTTTTGATAGCAACTGATAGCGTGGCGCTTACCGTTTCCAATCTGTCTCCATATCTCCTGTACGTGACGAATGGAGGCCCCCTGAACGCGCCCATCAAATTTGCATCCTATACTTTCGCCACTCTCCCGACGGAGGTTAACGGCCTTCAGGTTTATTGCTCGGACTGCAAGAACGTGGGAACTGATGCAGCGACATTCGACAGCGTAGCCGTGGCAGGTGGGACCGGCACAACCGTCCTCGGCGAGAATGGCGCTTGGAGAGTGCATTGAGGCTGGAAGCCGCTTAAGTAGCAAGCGTGAAGGATGAAGGATGAAAGCAACTACGAATTACCAAATCACGGCTGGCGCAGACGTCGTAAGGGTGAGGAGACAAGCGTGATGCGTTTCGGGCGCCTGGCTGCCGTGGCGCTGCTCGCAGTCTGTGGAATCTGCGTAATCTGCGGATCGGCTATTTAGTGATTGAGTGATCCCGCCTTGCGGGATTAAGCGATCGAAACTTGCTAATTAAAAATCACCCGATCACTCAATTGCCGAATCACAAATGAACGGGAGGAAATCATGGCAAATGTTGATGCAACAAAAATTCACCAGGGGCCGGGGAGGCTGTGGCTGGGCGTTTCGGTGCCGACCACGGGCAATCGGCTGGTTATCGATGCCGGCGGAAATCCCACGGCCGGAACACCGCTGTTTGCGGGCGCAACGGACGGGGCCGCCACCATGGTGCTGACTCCGAAGCTGACGGAGATCACTGCGGACCAGGTGACTGGACCTGTGGACGTGGTGATGACGGGCGAAGCCGCCTCGATCGAGGTGACGCTGAAGGAATCAGACCTGGCGAAGCTGAAGAATTACATTGTCCACGGCAGCTTCTCGACCGGAACCGACAGCTCGCTGCCGGCGGGCTCGCAAAGCTACGAGGAGATCTCATTCGGCGGATTGATGGCGATTCCCAAAACCTCAGTGGCGGTGATCTCCGCGCGGCGGGATGCGGCGGGAAAATTCGTGGTGACGCAACTCTACCAGGCTTACCAGGCGGAGGCCGTGCAGTTGCCGTTCCAGCGCGCCAAAGAGACCACCTACAAGATCAAGTTCGAGGGCCTGGTCGATCCCACGCGCTCCGTCGGCGACCAGGTGGGGAAAATCTACAGGCAGATTTAAGGATTGAGGGATTGACGGATTGATTCATTGAAGAAATCCGGCAATGAGCCAATCAGAAAATCAGCCAATCGGCCAATGATTGGAGGTTGCATGCGGAAAGGCAATGGGATCGCTGCAACGGAAACCTGGCGGCGGGCGGCGAAGGAGGACCGCGAATCCCGCGCGGAGCAACTGACCTTACCAAGCGGCGCCACGATCCTGGCCGCCCGGCCCGAGCCGCTGGAGTGGGTGATGAGCGGGCGCATCCCGCAGGGACTGTTGGCCGTGGCGCTCGATGATGCGGAGTCGCCGCAGGGCGGGGGCGACCGCGAACTGACGCGGGAGGAAATCCTTGACCTGGCCGCCTTCGCCGCGCGGCTGGTGGAAGCCAGCGTGGTGGACCCGCCCATCGGCGACGGGCCGGACGAGATCGCGCTTGACGATATTCCCATCCGCGACCGCGCATTTATCTTTGAGTGGGCCTGTCGCGCGCTCGATGGCAACGCGAACGGCCCGGCAGACGAGGCGGGGAACAGCGTCGCCCATTCCGCAAAGGAGGGACCCTCCAGCGCTTCGCTGGAGAGGTTTCGTCAGAAGTGAAAACTTTGTGCTGCTGGCGATGGCGGCGGAAAGGTTCGGCTGCCGCCCAAGCTGCCTGGTGGGATTGAACGATCCTGTGCTGGCGCTCGATTTCGATCTGGCGGCAGCGGCCAAACTGCTGGGCGCCGAACGCGCGGCCGCCAACGCGCTGACCGAGGGCCTTGACGAAGCAGGCGCCAGCCAGCGGGCGAAAAGCGT
Coding sequences within:
- a CDS encoding phage protease, with the translated sequence MLSTLEQTTAPRFLATLGPAAGDGPGKVRIPLAVTGTWVRGSNKLSITRDDLESIVRNFRERQNGEINVDYDHASEMPEVAAGGPIPSAGRIVGIDEPETLGANSESRMANGNDDSPLAARYSRFILWGWFEPTERARTLVRDREYRYISPAIDWGAKNKRTGKPQGATLTSVALTNRPFLEEMPQIRLSDPGYRLVGEDHEQGARSQEQGASGERFEVSDSRFETGGSMKKVQLSVADGKIKVNHPDLADEYYADPEDAAQALETLGAQQGGIEAAPGGAARDVPMAQAAAVMSEAEAQGKSISAVEVFRARVEQALDDAVRSGKVLPRRRDDWRRIALADFGAFSRLVSEQPARIPLQPVGFSGGVPENVQAQVKFMAEQRMKERGVSYGQALTEIGREQPDLIHQYRRSVSGGE
- a CDS encoding major capsid protein, which produces MPDISMVHVDQALTNVSIAYHNAQFIADQVFQPIPVSKQSNKYFIYSKDRFRIMDDARRPGARANEINWTLSTDTYFAEGHALAQAIPDELRANADQAIDVDVDTTETLTDLIYLQREIQIASVATDPTVVTQTAALAGTSQWSDFTNSDPIAAIETQKATIQKQIGQPPNALVVGYPVFLQLRQHPKIIDRFKYTQVGILQPDHLKSVFNVDFFLIGGAIKNLAAEGDADNFDYIWGKNALLFYKPLAPGRRTVSLGYQFSWLFGANTDGFLVKRYRDESRTADVVEVQLYYDSKVVAPNAAYLWTSAVA
- a CDS encoding phage virion morphogenesis protein → MIAFSGFANSEAAENSLDLLQAQLSDLSPAMELIAEDIREMEAEQFASSGATGDTPWAALAPSTEKRRHGAGHCAAGS
- a CDS encoding lysozyme encodes the protein MGAFCSNIESQGAEGPLERLQAALSELDGKVWIVEIEEEWPPYHLSTKGLDFISRHETYGGKPALKTYLDSAGRPTIGYGHLVRPDEGFTSGVSMAQALDLLKEDVQKAVDEVNEALNVPLAQNQFDALVDLAYNAGPRSVQPGLEMMSSVNDYDVSESDFTQYDKITVRGRTFVSKGLLSRRIQEWLLFEEGEY
- a CDS encoding carboxypeptidase-like regulatory domain-containing protein → MKRAYIVLAAICVICVICGPAWATTVTGTVRDSAGNAVSGAAISFRLINIGRGNVARDSGTSIVAPALVTASSASDGTFSVTLVGNDQIAPAGTLYEVVMRGPGFTYGPFDYSIIGPSADLNSLTPEASYPNTPSQIAASQLSPPAGCSASQVLEWTGTVWQCAASGSGAQHQVNGTNVTANATINFESSAPADGLTLTFANPSAGNVQLGLSGTLNDAGLATAYSGIGACGANQWVFSLTRAGAPSCSPPAFSNLTGQATAAQLPPTINASAIQDKGGQVFNVKAYGAVGNGVFLYNCSITTGTAALTCTAGAFSAGDVGKLIEVDGAAASSGRLLTTISAVTDATHLTLAANAGATTSTANVVYGTDDGPEIQSLITTLSASGGGTMFFPQGIYIINNASDANGFILDIPSNPRPTGPWITYQFEGPNSMAVASITTGVNTSGAVLYGMSAAVTGFIGAASFAPSYPMSDVYVVVRNMAIVTPPTQNYSALHLQLAYNADVYGSVVSPNYGPKATNNVPVYGSTANYGIYLPQQANAGFSGVFDSSIMGYYYGVLGADHAIVSHCLFDENRYGIKVNSRFYTMWLDDVTIQHSTIGLDIVAGNQIFGNVMFEQNTTDIAADNGAVTGTGFLIATDSVALTVSNLSPYLLYVTNGGPLNAPIKFASYTFATLPTEVNGLQVYCSDCKNVGTDAATFDSVAVAGGTGTTVLGENGAWRVH